A genomic segment from Nicotiana tabacum cultivar K326 chromosome 7, ASM71507v2, whole genome shotgun sequence encodes:
- the LOC107810396 gene encoding AT-hook motif nuclear-localized protein 24-like — translation MDQLTAHGRPLPPPFHTRDLQLQNNPHQFHHIQQQQQQPKTEDEQQTGHRNQKRDRDDNFSISPGLNPESGSMDSKGNSGEGGGEVTRRPRGRPAGSKNKPKPPIIITRDSANALRSHVMEIASGCDIQESISTFATRRQRGVCILSGSGTVTNVTIRQPASPGAVVTLHGRFEILSLSGSYLPPPAPPAASGLTIYLAGGQGQVVGGSVVGPLNASGPVVIMAASFGNAAYERLPLEDEESPVGQQGSGALPIVNNQQQHQQQIMGGNSDPNANLLQGLPPNLLNSCQLPADAYWGTAGRPPY, via the exons ATGGATCAACTAACAGCTCATGGCCGTCCTTTGCCACCTCCTTTTCACACAAGAGATCTTCAGTTACAGAATAATCCTCACCAGTTCCatcacatacaacaacaacaacaacaacccaaaaCTGAAGACGAACAACAAACCGGACACCGAAACCAGAAACGGGATCGTGACGATAACTTTAGCATCTCACcaggtttaaatcccgaatccgGCTCTATGGACAGCAAAGGAAATtcgggagagggtggtggagaagTCACAAGAAGACCAAGAGGAAGACCAGCTGGTTCCAAAAACAAACCAAAACCACCCATCATAATCACTCGCGATAGCGCTAATGCCCTTAGATCTCACGTTATGGAAATCGCCAGTGGCTGTGATATCCAAGAAAGCATCTCCACTTTCGCCACCAGGCGCCAACGAGGAGTTTGCATATTAAGTGGTAGTGGAACTGTCACAAACGTTACAATAAG GCAGCCAGCATCTCCGGGCGCGGTGGTAACTTTACATGGAAGATTCGAAATTTTATCTCTATCTGGTTCATACTTGCCACCGCCAGCCCCGCCAGCAGCATCGGGGCTGACGATATACTTGGCCGGAGGACAAGGCCAAGTAGTAGGCGGTAGCGTTGTGGGGCCGCTAAATGCTTCGGGTCCGGTGGTGATTATGGCAGCTTCGTTTGGAAATGCAGCATATGAAAGGCTTCCACTTGAAGACGAAGAATCGCCGGTGGGGCAGCAGGGAAGTGGGGCTTTACCAATAGTAAATAATCAACAGCAGCATCAACAGCAAATTATGGGTGGTAATAGTGATCCAAATGCTAATTTACTACAAGGGTTGCCACCAAATCTTCTAAATTCATGTCAATTACCAGCTGATGCTTATTGGGGAACAGCAGGTCGTCCTCCTTATTGA